Below is a genomic region from Streptomyces ferrugineus.
GGTGCAACAGGACGCGACCGTGCTCGCGACACAGATGTGGCTGGTGTCGTTCGGCGGCGGCAACAACCAGGGCCTGGGCAGTGCGCTGGGCGTGCTTCTGCTGCTGCTCGTCATCCCCGCCATGGTCTTCAACGTCCGCCGCTTTCGAAGGAGTCAGCGATGAACGCGGTCAGGCGACACCTGGGCAACACACTGGTCCAGGCGTTTCTGGTGGTGATCGGGCTGGTCTGGCTGACACCGCTCGCCGGGCTGTTCGTGTCGTCGCTGCGCACCGCCCAGGACACGGCGAACGGCGGCTGGTGGACGGTGTTCACCAGCCCCGCCCAGCTCTCCTTCGACAACTACTCGGCGCTGCTGGGCAACGCCGGGATCACCCAGGCCTTCTTCAACACCGTGCTGATCTCGGTGCCGGCGACCGGGCTGGTGGTCGTCCTCGCCGCCCTCGCCGGGTACGCCTTCGCATGGCTGGACTTCCCCGGTCGCGAGGCGATCTTCCTGGTCGTCGTGGCGCTGCTCGTGGTGCCCGTGCAGATCGGACTGCTCCCGGTCGCCAAACTCTTCGGCCAGCTCGGCCTGTTCGGCACGATCCCCGGCGTCGTCCTCTTCCACGTCGCCTACGGCCTGCCGTTCGCGGTGTTCCTGCTGCGCAACTACTTCGCCGAGATGCCGAAGGAGATGCTGGAGGCGGCCCGCATGGACGGCGGCAGCGAGTGGCGGATCTTCACCCGTCTGGTGCTCCCGGTGGGCCGCCCGGCGATCGCCTCCCTGGCCATCTTCCAGTTCCTGTGGGTGTGGAACGACATGCTGGTGGCCCTGCTCTTCGCCGACAGCGCCTCACAGCCGCTGACCGTGGCACTCCAGTCGCAGATCCGGCAGTTCGGCAGCAACATCGACGTACTGGCACCCGGGGCGTTCGTGTCGCTGGTCGTACCCGTGGTGGTGTTCTTCGCCTTCCAACGGCACTTCGTGCAGGGCGTGATGGCGGGATCGGTGAAGTAGCGCAGACGATTCGGGCCCCCGCTTCAGGAGAGAAGCGGGGGCCCGAAAGGCGTTCAGGCGGACGCCGGCGGATACAGCGACCTCGGCAGCTGCGACGCCGCTGCCGCGTCCAGGAGCCACAGGGTTCTGGAGCGGCCGTACGCCCCCGCCGCCGGGGCCTGGATCTCGCCCGCGCCCGACAGGGCGATCGCCGCGGCCCGGGCCTTGTCCTCGCCCGCCGCCAGCAGCCACACCTCACGCGCCGCCCGGATCGCGGGGAGCGTGAGAGTGACCCGGGTCGGGGGCGGCTTCGGGGCGCCGTGCACTCCGACGACCGTGCGCTGGGTCTCCCGTACCGCGGGGAGTTCCGGGAACAGGGAGGCGACGTGGGTGTCGGGCCCCACGCCCAGCATCAGGACGTCGAAGGTGGGGACCGAGCCGTGGTTCTCGGGGCCCGCCGCCCTGGCCAGTTCCTCCGCGTAGGCGGCAGCGGCCGCCTCCACGTCCGTGCCGAACGGGCCGTCCGAGGCGGGCATGGCGTGCACCCGCTTCGGATCCAGCGGGACCGAGTCCAGCAGGGCCTCGCGGGCCTGTGTGACATTGCGGTCCGGGTCGGCCTCGGGGAGGAAGCGCTCGTCGCCCCACCACAGGTCCAGCCGGCCCCAGTCGATCGCGTCCCGCGCGGGCGCGGCCGCCAGCGCGGCCAGCAGGCCGTTGCCGTTGCGGCCGCCGGTGAGGACCACCGACGCCGAGCCCCGGGAGGCCTGCGCGTCCACGATCTTCGTGATCAGCCGCGCCGCCGCGGCCTGCGCCATCAGCTCCTTGTCGCGGTGCACGACGAGCTGCGGAGTACTCACTTCGCCGCCGCCTTCTTCAACGGTTCCTGCGCCTGCGCTTTCTGCGCATCGGCTTCGCCGGAAGACTCGGCCGCCGCTCCTTTGGCCGGAGACTCCGCGGGACTCGGGGATTCTCCTTTGGCCGGCGACTCCTCGGCCCTGGCCACCGCGGCCTCCGCCAGCGCCACGGCCTGCACGGCCTTGGCCACGGCGGCCTCCGCGCCGCGAACCGATGCGGCCGGCGCCGCGTTCAGCCGCTCCACGCCGAACCGCAGTGCCGACGCGTAGGTGTCGTCCGGGTCCAGCCGGCGCAGCTCCTCCGCGATCAGCTCGGCCGTCTCCCGGCGCTTCAGCGCCACCGCACGGTCCGGCTGGCCCTGGATGGAGAGGGTCGCCAGGGAGCCGTCCGCCCGGTCGAGCGTGATCGGACCGCAGTCGGTGTCCATGCGGACCGCCGTCAGGCCCGGGCCCGACGACAGCGACCGCTTCACGGGGACGTCCAGCCGGTCCGCGAGCCACATCGCCAGCAGCTCACAGCTCGGGTTGAACTCCTCGCCCTCCACCTCGACGGCCCGCACCTCGCAGACCACCTGGTCCAGAGCCGCCGCGAGCATCGAGCGCCAGGGCGTGATCCGGGTCCAGGACAGATCCGTGTCGCCCGGGGTGTAGGTGTCGGCGCGGGACGACAGCTCCCGCACCGGCTGCTCCGAGGCGTAGGTGTCGGTCACCCGGCGCTGGGCCAGCGCGCCCAGCGGGTCGTTCGCCGGGTCGAGCGGCGCGTTCACCGGCCACCACACCACCACCGGGGCGTCCGGCAGGAGCAGCGGAAGGACGACGGACTGCGCGTGGTCGGACACCTCGCCGTACAGCCGCAGGACGACCGTCTCGCCGGTGCCCGCGTCCGCGCCCACCCGCACCTCGGCGTCCAGCCGGGACTGGGTACGGTCGCGGGGCGAGCGCGAGACGCGCTTGATGACCACCAGGGTGCGCGAGGGGTGCTCGTGCGAGGCGTCGCCGGCGGCCTTCAGGGCGTCGTACGCGTTCTCCTCGTCCGTGACGATGACCAGCGTGAGCACCATGCCGACGGCCGGCGTGCCGATGGCCCGGCGACCCTGCACCAGTGCCTTGTTGATCTTGCTGGCCGTGGTGTCCGTGAGGTCTATCTTCATGGCCGGCGCCAGCTCCGTCCCTCTCGTGCGAGCATTTCGTCCGCCTCGACGGGGCCCCACGTACCGGCCGGGTACTGCGCCGGGTTGCCGTGCGTGTCCCAGTACTCCTCGATCGGGTCGAGGATCTTCCAGGACAACTCGACCTCCTCGGTGCGCGGGAAGAGGTTGGAGTCACCGAGCAGGACGTCGAGGATCAGTCGCTCGTACGCCTCGGGCGAGGACTCCGTGAAGGACTCGCCGTAGGCGAAGTCCATCGACACGTCCCGGATCTCCATCGAGGTGCCCGGCACCTTGGAACCGAAGCGGACCGTGACGCCCTCGTCGGGCTGGACGCGGATCACGATCGCGTTCTGGCCCAGCTCCTCCGTGGCCGTCGTGTCGAACGGGGAGTGCGGCGCCCGCTGGAAGACGACCGCGATCTCGGTGACCCGGCGGCCGAGGCGCTTGCCGGTGCGCAGATAGAAGGGGACGCCCGCCCAGCGGCGGTTGTCGATCGACAGCTTGATCGCGGCGTAGGTGTCGGTCTTCGACTCGGCGTCGATGCCCTCCTCCTGGAGGTACCCGACCGCCTTCTCGCCGCCCTGCCAGCCGGCCGCGTACTGCCCGAACACCGTGTCGCGGCCGAGGTCCCTGGGCAGCCTGACCGCCCCGAGCACCTTGGTCTTCTCCGCCGCCAGCGCGTCCGCGTCGAAGGAGGCGGGCTCCTCCATGGCCGTCAGGGCCAGCAGCTGCAGGAGGTGGTTCTGGATGACGTCACGGGCGGCGCCGATGCCGTCGTAGTAGCCGGCCCGGCCGCCGATGCCGATGTCCTCGGCCATGGTGATCTGCACATGGTCCACGAAGGACCGGTTCCAGATCGGCTCGAACATCGTGTTGGCGAACCGCAGCGCCAGGATGTTCTGGACGGTCTCCTTGCCCAGGTAGTGGTCGATCCGGAAGACCTGGTCCGGGGCGAAGACCTCGTGGACGACCTTGTTGAGCTCCTCGGCGGAGGCCAGGTCGTGGCCGAACGGCTTCTCGATGACCGCGCGGCGCCAGGAGTTGCTCGTCTGGTCGGCGAGGCCGTGCTTCTTGAGCTGCTGGATGACCACCGGGAAGGAGCGCGGCGGCACCGAGAGGTAGAAGGCGAAGTTGCCGCCCGTGCCCTGGGCCTTGTCCAGCTCCTCGATGGTGGCGCGCAGCCGCTCGAAGGCATCGTCGTCGTCGAAGGTGCCCTGCACGAAGCGCATGCCCTGGATGAGCTGCTGCCAGACCTCCTCGCGGAAGGGCGTGCGGGCGTGGGCCTTGACCGCGTCGTGGACCTCCTGCGCGAAGTCCTCGTGGGCCCACTCGCGGCGGGCGAAGCCGACCAGCGAGAAGCCCGGCGGCAGCAGACCCCGGTTGGCGAGGTCGTAAACGGCCGGCATCAGCTTCTTACGTGACAAATCGCCCGTAACGCCGAAGATCACCAGGCCCGACGGCCCCGCGATACGCGGGAGCCGTCGGTCGGCGGCGTCACGAAGCGGGTTCGCTTCCGTGACGGTGAAGGGTGGCAAGGGATCAGCCCTCCGAGGGGGCGAGGCGCTCCAGCTCCGCCTCGGTCGACTTCAGCAGGTCGTTCCAGGACGCCGCGAACTTCTCGACGCCCTCGTCCTCCAGCAGCTGCACCACGTCGTCGTACGAGATCCCGAGCTTCTCGACCGCGTCGAGGTCGGCGCGGGCCTGCGCGTAGGTGCCGGCGATGGAGTTGCCGGTGATCTCGCCCTTCTCCTCCGTGGCCTGGAGGGTGGCCTCGGGCATGGTGTTGACCGTGTTCGGCGCCACCAGGTCGTCGACGTACAGGGTCGGCTTGTAGGCCGGGTCCTTCACGCCGGTCGAGGCCCACAGCGGACGCTGCTTGTTGGCGCCCGCGTTCTCCAGCACGCTCCAGCGATCGGAGGCGAACACCTCCTCGTACGCCTGGTAGGCGAGGCGCGCGTTGGCCACGCCGGCCTTGCCGCGCGCGGCCTTGGCCTCGTCGGTGCCGAGCGCGTCGATGCGCTTGTCGATCTCGGTGTCCACGCGGGAGACGAAGAAGGACGCCACGGAGCGGATCAGCGACAGGTCGAGCCCGCGCTCCTTGGCCTTCTCCAGACCGGACAGGTAGGCGTCCATGACCTCGCGGTAGCGCTCCAGCGAGAAGATCAGCGTGACGTTGACGCTGATGCCGAGGCCGATGACCTCGGTGATCGCCGGAAGACCCGCCTTGGTGGCCGGGATCTTGATCAGGGTGTTGGGACGGTCGACCAGCCAGGCCAGCTGCTTGGCCTCGGCGACGGTCGCACGGGTGTGGTGCGCGAGCCGCGGGTCGACCTCGATGGAGACCCGGCCGTCCTGGCCGCCGGTGGCGTCGAAGACCGGGCGCAGGATGTCGGCGGCGTCCCGGACGTCCGCCGTGGTGATCATGCGGATCGCCTCTTCGACGGTGACCTTGCGGGCGGCGAGGTCGGCGACCTGCTGCTGGTAGCCGTCACCGCTGCTGATCGCCTTCTGGAAGATCGTCGGGTTGGTGGTGACACCGACGACGTGCTGCTGGTCGATCAGCTCGGCGAGGTTGCCGGACGTGATGCGCTGGCGCGACAGGTCGTCCAGCCAGATCGCGACGCCTTCCTCGGAGAGGCGCTTCAGAGCGTCTGTCATGGAAAATCAAACTCCTACGTGTCGTATATGAGCGTCAGCGCTGGGCCGCGGCGAGGGATTCCCGCGCGGCGGCAGCCACGTTCTCGGCAGTGAAGCCGTACTCCCGGAAAAGGACCTTGCCGTCGGCCGAAGCACCGAAGTGCTCCAGGGAAACGATGCGACCCGCGTCCCCGACGTACTTGTGCCAGGTCAGACCGATACCGGCCTCCACCGCGACCCGCGCCTTGACGGCCGGCGGCAGAACGCTGTCCCGGTACCCCTGGTCCTGCTCCTCGAACCACTCCACCGACGGCATCGACACCACCCGCGTCGGCACGCCGGAGGCCTGGAGCTGCTCGCGCGCCTCGACGGCGACGTGCACCTCGGAACCGGTCGCGATGAGGACGACCTGCGGCTCGCCACCGTCGGCCTCGAACATCACGTAACCACCGCGCGCGGCGTCCTCGTTGGCCTCGTACGTCGGCACGCCCTGACGGGTCAGCGCCAGCCCGTGCGGGGCGCCCTTGCCGAACTCCTTGGTGTAGCGCTTGAGGATCTCGCGCCAGGCGATCGCCGTCTCGTTGGCGTCGGCCGGGCGGACCACGTTCAGCCCCGGAATCGCGCGCAGGGACGCGAGGTGCTCGATCGGCTGGTGGGTGGGGCCGTCCTCACCGAGGCCGATGGAGTCGTGCGTCCACACGTACGTCACCGGCAGGTGCATCAGCGCCGACAGCCGCACGGAGTTGCGCATGTAGTCGGAGAACACCAGGAAGGTGCCGCCGTAGACACGGGTGTTGCCGTGCAGCGCGATGCCGTTCATCTCCGCGGCCATGGAGTGCTCGCGGATGCCGAAGTGGATCGTGCGGCCGTACGGGTCCGCCTCCGGCAGCGGGTTGTCCGCCGGGAGGAACGACGACGTCTTGTCGATCGTCGTGTTGTTGGAGCCGGCCAGGTCGGCCGAGCCGCCCCACAGCTCCGGGACGACCGCGCCGAGCGCCTGGAGGATCTTGCCGGACGCGGCACGCGTCGCGACACCCTTGCCGGGCTCGAAGACCGGGAGCTTCTCCTCCCAGCCGGTGGGCAGCTCGCCCTTGCTGATCCGGTCGAACTCGGCGGCCCGCTCGGGGTTGTTGTCCCGCCAGAGCTGGAAGGACTTCTCCCACTCGGCCTTCGCCTCGGCACCGCGCTCCAGGGCCTTGCGGGTGTGGGCGATGACCTCGTCGGTGACCTCGAAGGACTGCTCCGCGTCGAAGCCGAGGACGCGCTTGGTGGCCGCGACCTCGTCGTCGCCGAGCGCCGAGCCGTGGGCGGCCTCGGTGTTCTGCGCGTTCGGGGCCGGCCAGGCGATGATCGAGCGCATCGCGATGAAGGACGGCCTGTCCGTCACCTTCTTCGCTTCCTCGATCGCGTTGTAGATGGCGTGCGGGTCCAGATCGCCGTCCGGCTTCGGGGCGATCCGCTGCACATGCCAGCCGTACGCCTCGTACCGCTTGACGGTGTCCTCGGAGACGGCCGTCTCGGTGTCGCCCTCGATCGAGATGTGGTTGTCGTCCCACAGCAGGATCAGGTTGCCGAGCTTCTGGTGACCGGCCATCGAGGAGGCCTCGGCGGAGATGCCCTCCTGGAGGCAGCCGTCACCGGCGATGCAGTAGATGTAGTGGTCGAAGGGGGAGGCGCCCTCGGCGGCCTCCGGGTCGAACAGACCGCGCTCGTAGCGGGCGGCCATCGCCATGCCCACGGCGTTGGCGACACCCTGGCCCAGCGGGCCGGTCGTCGTCTCCACGCCCACGGTGTGGCCGTACTCCGGGTGACCGGGGGTCTTCGAACCCCACGTCCGAAACGCCTTCAGATCGTCCAGCTCCAGGCCGAAACCGGCCAGGTACAGCTGGGTGTAGAGAGTCAGGGACGAGTGGCCGGCGGACAGCACGAAGCGGTCGCGCCCGACCCATTCGGCGTCCGCCGGGTCGTGCCGCATCACCTTCTGGAAGAGGGTGTACGCGGCGGGCGCCAGGCTCATCGCCGTACCCGGATGGCCGTTGCCGACCTTCTGTACGGCGTCGGCGGCCAGGACGCGGGCGGTATCGACGGCCCGCTGGTCCAACTCGGTCCACTCGAGGTCTGTGGTGGTCGGCTTGGTGCTCACCCTGGGTCAGGGCTCCTCTCCACATGTCACGCATGTCGAATGCCGGTGCACGGGGCGCCCCGGCCGTGGTCGAGCCTACCCCCGTAGGTACGTGCGTCTTTTCGAGTCATTCCAGACTGCCGGGACTCTCACCGATGCGCCTCCCCACCGGGCTGGATCGCATTCGGCAACTGAATACGCAGCCGCTCGTCCGAGTGCTCAACAGAGAGCCGACCGGCTCTGCCGATGCTCCGTTCAACACGACCCGACCCCCGCGAATGTCCGGGTCTGGGCAACGTCTACAGTGGCGTGGTACGCGCGAGCCTTTACCGGGACTTCACACGGTTCAGGCTTGCTGGGATGTCTCTGTCAGGGGTGTGCGTGACGGCCGTTGAATCCCGTCCAGCGGGGATTATCGGGACGAGCCAGAGCCCGAGCCGGCGGCCGATCGGGGCCCGGGTCAAGGCGTTCGTGGCGCTGACCAAGCCGCGGATCATCGAGCTGCTGCTGATCACCACCGTTCCGGTGATGTTCCTGGCCGAGCAGGGCGTGCCCGACCTCGGCCTGGTGCTGCTCACCTGCGTCGGCGGCTACCTCTCCGCCGGCGGCGCCAACGCGCTCAACATGTACATCGACCGTGACATCGACGCGCTCATGGACCGCACCTCGCAGCGCCCGCTGGTCACCGGAATGGTCAGCCCGCGCGAGTGCCTGGCCTTCGGCATCACGCTGGCGGTCGCCTCCACGCTGCTGTTCGGCCTCACCGTCAACTGGCTGAGCGCCTGGCTCTCCCTGGGCGCGCTCCTCTTCTACGTCGTCGTCTACACGATGATCCTCAAGCGCCGTACGTCGCAGAACATCGTGTGGGGCGGCATCGCGGGCTGCATGCCGGTGCTGATCGGCTGGACGGCCGTGACGAACTCCCTCACCTGGGCGCCGCTCATCCTCTTCATGGTCATCTTCTTCTGGACGCCGCCCCACTACTGGCCGCTGTCCATGAAGGTGAAGGACGACTACGCGCGCGTGGGCGTGCCGATGCTCCCGGTCATCGCGTCCAACAAGGTCGTCGCCAAGCAGATCGTCATCTACAGCTGGGTGATGGTCGCGGTCTCGCTCCTGCTGACGCCGCTCGGCTACACGGGTTGGTTCTACACCGCGGTCGCGCTGGGCGCGGGCGGCTGGTGGCTGTGGGAGGCGCACGCGCTGCAAAGCCGCGCGAGGGCGGAGGTGACGGGCGCGAAGCTGAAGGAGATGCGCCTGTTCCACTGGTCGATCACCTATGTGTCGCTGCTGTTCGTCGCCGTCGCGGTGGACCCGTTCCTGCGCTGACGCAGGTCACAGTGGACTGCTCTCGCCAGCCGATCTACTCGTGAGTAGCATCCTGGTCATGGCAGACAAGGTGGCCAAGCTGGCCAAGCAGATCAACACCTTCGCGAAGTCCCGCGGCGGCGCCGAGGCCCAGGTCGCGTACCTCGGACAGCGCGGTGCCCGCATCGTGCTCGTCGGCGAGGACGGCGGCTGGGGCGACCTGGTGGCGCCGTCGTACGAGATCGCGGAGCAGGCGGTGGCGAAGTCCGGGGTGACGGCCCACGAGTCCTTCGACGGCGAGTTCGCGGCGAAGGTGAAGACGGGGCCGTACGAGTGGAAGAGGATGGCCGGCATCCAGATCGGCGGCTGAACGGCCGAGCTTCCGCATTTCGCAACACCAACTCGCCGGTTCACCCGTTAGGACGTGTAAGAGGCGTCCACACACGGGGAGAACCGGATGATCGACACGCCGTCCCTCGTGGACCAGTACTGCCACGGCGTACTGCGAACGGAGCTGGGCCTCGGCACCTTCGAGGCCCAGCTGGCCCGCACCGAGGGCCCACCCGCACCGGGGACGACGCTCTTCGACACCCAGACCGGTTTCGCCGTACGACGGTGGTGTCCGCCGTTACTCGGCCTGGAACCGCACTGTCCCCCCGCCCGCTATCTCGCCCGCCGTCGTGAACTGGGCGTACTGGAAGCGGGCCGCCGGCTGCTGCGCGGCAGCGGCATCACGACGTATCTGGTCGACACGGGGCTGCCCGGCGACCTCACCGGCCCCTCCGAGATGGCCTCCACGGGCAAGGCCGACGCCCGCGAGATCGTGCGGCTCGAACTCCTCGCCGAACAGGTCGCCGACACCTCCGGCACCGTCGAGTCCTTCCTGGCCAACCTCGCCGAATCGGTGCACGGCGCGGCCGGGAACGCGGTGGCCTTCACCTCGGTCGCGGGCGTACGGCATGGCCTGGCACTGGCACCCGAGCCGCCGGGGCCGGGGGAGGTGCGGGGCGCGGCGGGGCGCTGGCTGGCGGCGCGCGGCGTCGGCGGTGAGCTGAGCGACCCGGTGCTGCTGCGGCACCTGCTGTGGATCGCGGTGGCGTCCGGACTGCCGCTGCAACTGCACGCGGGGCTGGGCGCGCCGGGCCTGCGCGTCGACCGCACCGACCCGGTGCTGCTCACGGACTTCGTCCGCGCCACGGCCGGCCTCGGCACCGACCTGATCCTGCTGCACGGCTACCCGTACCACCGCCACGCCGCCCACCTGGCCGGCGTCTTCCCGCACGTCTACGCCGACTCCGGCGCCGCCCTCATCCGCACCGGCGCCCGCGCGGCCACGATCCTCGCCGAGATCCTGGAACTGGCCCCCTTCGGCAAGATCCTCTTCTCCAGCGGCGCACAGGGCCTGCCCGAACTGCACGTCGTGGGCGCCCGGCTGTTCCGCGAGGCCCTCGCCAGGGTGCTCGGCGGCTGGGTCGCGGAGGGGGCGTGGTCGTCGGTGGACGCCCAGCGGGTGGCGGCGATGGTGGCGTCGGGAAACGCGCGCAGGGTGTACGGGCTGGGCTGAGCTGTACAGGATGAGCGCATGAACAGGACCGATGCCTTACTCGACCGCTTCCTGTCCCTGCTGTCCGAGCTGGAGCCGCTCGCCGTCTGGGCCCACGGCTCGCTCGGCGGGGGCGACTACCAGGAGGGCCGCAGCGATCTGGACCTGGTCGCCGTACTGAAGGAGCCGATCGGCGTGCGGACCGCCTGGCGGGTGGCCCTGGTGCACGCGCGGCTGCGTGACGCGCCGCTCGCCGGGCTGCTGCACTGCAGCTATCTCACGCTCCCCACGGCGGACGGCGCGGACCGGCGGCACCTCACCTGGGCGCACAAGGAGCTTTTCAAGCGGCCGGTCAGCCCGGTCACCCGGCGCGAACTGCACACCTTCGGCCGTGTGCTGCACGGCGAGGCGCCCGCGGGCCTGCTGCCGCCGGTGACGGACCGGGAGCTCGCC
It encodes:
- the pgl gene encoding 6-phosphogluconolactonase, whose product is MSTPQLVVHRDKELMAQAAAARLITKIVDAQASRGSASVVLTGGRNGNGLLAALAAAPARDAIDWGRLDLWWGDERFLPEADPDRNVTQAREALLDSVPLDPKRVHAMPASDGPFGTDVEAAAAAYAEELARAAGPENHGSVPTFDVLMLGVGPDTHVASLFPELPAVRETQRTVVGVHGAPKPPPTRVTLTLPAIRAAREVWLLAAGEDKARAAAIALSGAGEIQAPAAGAYGRSRTLWLLDAAAASQLPRSLYPPASA
- a CDS encoding carbohydrate ABC transporter permease, which produces MNAVRRHLGNTLVQAFLVVIGLVWLTPLAGLFVSSLRTAQDTANGGWWTVFTSPAQLSFDNYSALLGNAGITQAFFNTVLISVPATGLVVVLAALAGYAFAWLDFPGREAIFLVVVALLVVPVQIGLLPVAKLFGQLGLFGTIPGVVLFHVAYGLPFAVFLLRNYFAEMPKEMLEAARMDGGSEWRIFTRLVLPVGRPAIASLAIFQFLWVWNDMLVALLFADSASQPLTVALQSQIRQFGSNIDVLAPGAFVSLVVPVVVFFAFQRHFVQGVMAGSVK
- the tal gene encoding transaldolase yields the protein MTDALKRLSEEGVAIWLDDLSRQRITSGNLAELIDQQHVVGVTTNPTIFQKAISSGDGYQQQVADLAARKVTVEEAIRMITTADVRDAADILRPVFDATGGQDGRVSIEVDPRLAHHTRATVAEAKQLAWLVDRPNTLIKIPATKAGLPAITEVIGLGISVNVTLIFSLERYREVMDAYLSGLEKAKERGLDLSLIRSVASFFVSRVDTEIDKRIDALGTDEAKAARGKAGVANARLAYQAYEEVFASDRWSVLENAGANKQRPLWASTGVKDPAYKPTLYVDDLVAPNTVNTMPEATLQATEEKGEITGNSIAGTYAQARADLDAVEKLGISYDDVVQLLEDEGVEKFAASWNDLLKSTEAELERLAPSEG
- a CDS encoding amidohydrolase family protein translates to MIDTPSLVDQYCHGVLRTELGLGTFEAQLARTEGPPAPGTTLFDTQTGFAVRRWCPPLLGLEPHCPPARYLARRRELGVLEAGRRLLRGSGITTYLVDTGLPGDLTGPSEMASTGKADAREIVRLELLAEQVADTSGTVESFLANLAESVHGAAGNAVAFTSVAGVRHGLALAPEPPGPGEVRGAAGRWLAARGVGGELSDPVLLRHLLWIAVASGLPLQLHAGLGAPGLRVDRTDPVLLTDFVRATAGLGTDLILLHGYPYHRHAAHLAGVFPHVYADSGAALIRTGARAATILAEILELAPFGKILFSSGAQGLPELHVVGARLFREALARVLGGWVAEGAWSSVDAQRVAAMVASGNARRVYGLG
- the zwf gene encoding glucose-6-phosphate dehydrogenase, giving the protein MPPFTVTEANPLRDAADRRLPRIAGPSGLVIFGVTGDLSRKKLMPAVYDLANRGLLPPGFSLVGFARREWAHEDFAQEVHDAVKAHARTPFREEVWQQLIQGMRFVQGTFDDDDAFERLRATIEELDKAQGTGGNFAFYLSVPPRSFPVVIQQLKKHGLADQTSNSWRRAVIEKPFGHDLASAEELNKVVHEVFAPDQVFRIDHYLGKETVQNILALRFANTMFEPIWNRSFVDHVQITMAEDIGIGGRAGYYDGIGAARDVIQNHLLQLLALTAMEEPASFDADALAAEKTKVLGAVRLPRDLGRDTVFGQYAAGWQGGEKAVGYLQEEGIDAESKTDTYAAIKLSIDNRRWAGVPFYLRTGKRLGRRVTEIAVVFQRAPHSPFDTTATEELGQNAIVIRVQPDEGVTVRFGSKVPGTSMEIRDVSMDFAYGESFTESSPEAYERLILDVLLGDSNLFPRTEEVELSWKILDPIEEYWDTHGNPAQYPAGTWGPVEADEMLAREGRSWRRP
- a CDS encoding heme o synthase → MSLSGVCVTAVESRPAGIIGTSQSPSRRPIGARVKAFVALTKPRIIELLLITTVPVMFLAEQGVPDLGLVLLTCVGGYLSAGGANALNMYIDRDIDALMDRTSQRPLVTGMVSPRECLAFGITLAVASTLLFGLTVNWLSAWLSLGALLFYVVVYTMILKRRTSQNIVWGGIAGCMPVLIGWTAVTNSLTWAPLILFMVIFFWTPPHYWPLSMKVKDDYARVGVPMLPVIASNKVVAKQIVIYSWVMVAVSLLLTPLGYTGWFYTAVALGAGGWWLWEAHALQSRARAEVTGAKLKEMRLFHWSITYVSLLFVAVAVDPFLR
- a CDS encoding nucleotidyltransferase domain-containing protein, whose product is MNRTDALLDRFLSLLSELEPLAVWAHGSLGGGDYQEGRSDLDLVAVLKEPIGVRTAWRVALVHARLRDAPLAGLLHCSYLTLPTADGADRRHLTWAHKELFKRPVSPVTRRELHTFGRVLHGEAPAGLLPPVTDRELADFVVRDQRDFWRPAVDNVPLWTRDVWVALGLITFARASVTAREGRLISKREALDLLPGLGAPVEVVEDIRARRYDDAAPPTEEWAARRAGLARDYLGPAIDALVASYD
- the opcA gene encoding glucose-6-phosphate dehydrogenase assembly protein OpcA, whose protein sequence is MKIDLTDTTASKINKALVQGRRAIGTPAVGMVLTLVIVTDEENAYDALKAAGDASHEHPSRTLVVIKRVSRSPRDRTQSRLDAEVRVGADAGTGETVVLRLYGEVSDHAQSVVLPLLLPDAPVVVWWPVNAPLDPANDPLGALAQRRVTDTYASEQPVRELSSRADTYTPGDTDLSWTRITPWRSMLAAALDQVVCEVRAVEVEGEEFNPSCELLAMWLADRLDVPVKRSLSSGPGLTAVRMDTDCGPITLDRADGSLATLSIQGQPDRAVALKRRETAELIAEELRRLDPDDTYASALRFGVERLNAAPAASVRGAEAAVAKAVQAVALAEAAVARAEESPAKGESPSPAESPAKGAAAESSGEADAQKAQAQEPLKKAAAK
- the tkt gene encoding transketolase: MSTKPTTTDLEWTELDQRAVDTARVLAADAVQKVGNGHPGTAMSLAPAAYTLFQKVMRHDPADAEWVGRDRFVLSAGHSSLTLYTQLYLAGFGLELDDLKAFRTWGSKTPGHPEYGHTVGVETTTGPLGQGVANAVGMAMAARYERGLFDPEAAEGASPFDHYIYCIAGDGCLQEGISAEASSMAGHQKLGNLILLWDDNHISIEGDTETAVSEDTVKRYEAYGWHVQRIAPKPDGDLDPHAIYNAIEEAKKVTDRPSFIAMRSIIAWPAPNAQNTEAAHGSALGDDEVAATKRVLGFDAEQSFEVTDEVIAHTRKALERGAEAKAEWEKSFQLWRDNNPERAAEFDRISKGELPTGWEEKLPVFEPGKGVATRAASGKILQALGAVVPELWGGSADLAGSNNTTIDKTSSFLPADNPLPEADPYGRTIHFGIREHSMAAEMNGIALHGNTRVYGGTFLVFSDYMRNSVRLSALMHLPVTYVWTHDSIGLGEDGPTHQPIEHLASLRAIPGLNVVRPADANETAIAWREILKRYTKEFGKGAPHGLALTRQGVPTYEANEDAARGGYVMFEADGGEPQVVLIATGSEVHVAVEAREQLQASGVPTRVVSMPSVEWFEEQDQGYRDSVLPPAVKARVAVEAGIGLTWHKYVGDAGRIVSLEHFGASADGKVLFREYGFTAENVAAAARESLAAAQR